The segment CGGATCGCTGACCGAGGTGACCCAGCATGACGGATCGGTGCTGCTGCTCCGCAAGGTCGCCGAGGATTACGACCCGACCGATCATGCCGGCGCGATCTCCTATCTCCAGCATGCCCATGCGGCGGGGGAGATCGTCACCGGCCTGCTCTATGTCGACCCCGAGGCGGAGGAGCTGCACGACGCGCTCGGCACGGTGAAGCAGCCGCTCAACGCGCTGCCGGACGAGGAACTGGTGCCGCCGGTGGCGGCGCTCGACAAGATCAACGCGGGGCTGCGCTAGAGCCTGATCGTCTGAGGAGCCGGCGCCTTGAATAGCCGTACCGAGCCGCTTGCCAAGCGCGCGCGGGCGTAGCAAGGCGGCCGCATGACGATCCGATCCCTGCTCTTCGTGCCGGGCGACAGGCCCGAGCGTTTCCCCAAGGCGGCGGCGAGCGGCGCCGACGCGCTGATCCTCGACCTCGAGGATTCGGTGGCGCCGGAGAACAAGCCGGTGGCGCGCGCGGCGATCGCCGAATGGCTGGGCGGCACGCGGCCGGTGCGCAGCTTCGTGCGGATCAATCCGCTCGATTCCGAGCATGTCCGCGCCGATCTCGCGGCGGTGATCGGCGCCCGGCCCGACGGGCTGGTCCTGCCCAAGGCGCAGGGCGCGGCATCGGTCTGGCAGCTGGTCGAGATCGCCGGTCGCGACTGCCCGCCGATCCTGCCGATCGCCAGCGAGACCCCCGCCGCGGTGTTCGGGCTCGGCAGCTATGGAGAGGCCGCCGAGCGTCTTGCCGGGCTCACCTGGGGCGCCGAGGACCTGCCCGCCGCGATCGGCGCGGCGACCTCGCGCAATCCTGACGGCAGCTATACCCAGCCCTATGAGATGGTCCGCGCGCTCACCCTGTTCGGCGCGCACGCCGCCGGGGTCGCGGCGATCGAGACGGTCTATCCCGACATCGCCGACACCGCCGGGCTGGAGGCCTATGTGGCGCGCGGCCGGCGCGACGGCTTCACCGGCATGATGGCGATCCATCCGGCGCAGGTGGCGATCATCAACGCCGGCTTCAGCCCCAGCGAGGCGGAGGTCGCCCATGCCCGCGCGGTGATCGCGGCCTTCGCGGCCAACCCCGGCGCGGGCGCGCTCAAGCTCGACGGCAAGATGATCGATCGCCCCCACCTGAAGCAGGCGCAGGCGCTGCTGGAGCGGGCGGGCGTGGTGGCGGGCTGATCCCCGCCGGCTTTCGGATGGATCAGGCCTGTTCGGCCGGCGCCAGGGCGCCCCAGGCCTCGGTCGCGGGCACCGGCGGAATCTCGCCGCCTTCCTCGATCCGGGCGAGGCGGGTCGGCAGATAGGCGCGCAGATAGGCGATCGTCGCCAGCTTCGCCTCGGCCAGCGCCTCGTCGCTCACCCGGTCCTGCTCGGCCACCGACAGCGAGAAGAACAGGTCGGCGATCAGCAGCGCCTTGAAGAACAGCTCGCGCGAGTCGGCGAGGCCGGGCAGCAGGAACTGCCGCCGCATCGCCTGCCACAGCGCGGTGCCGAAACGGAAATTCTCCTTGCAGCCCGCATGCTTGATCTCGGGCGGCGTGTGCGGGCCGAGCATCAGCTGCCGCGCCGCGCGGTCGGCGTTGAACGCGCGCTGATGGCATTCGAGCGAGCGTTCGACGACCGACTCCCACTCGTCGCTCTGCGGGATGCGCTGGTCGAGCTCGGCCTGCGCGGTGGCGATGGTGCGGGCCAATTCCTTCCACAGGTCGCTGATCTCGGGGAAGAAATGATAGGCCGACGAGGCGGGGATGCCGGCGGTCTCGGCGACCGCGATCATGCCGATCTGGTGCAGGTTCTGCGTGCCGAGCATCGCCCGGGCCGCTTCCAGCAATTCCACCCGCCGGGCGCGGCCTCGGGCCTGGGTCGCCTTGCGCGCCGGCGGCCTGCTTTTCGCGGTTGTGATCATGACCCCGTTTCCATGCTTTTCGCCCTGTTGACAAGCCCCCCTGTTTTGCGGATAGTCGAAGAAATTCGATTTTATACACAAAGAGAGGATGAGGCGGGATCGGCGCGGGGAATGATCGCAGCATAGAGCCAAGCCCTGCCGGATATATGTACGTTCCTGAGCCCGGCAGACCGCGTTACGCCCGTCGAGGCGAGTCGAAGCATAATTTTAAGTCGAAGATTTACGGGTTAGTTTTCGAATTCTCCCATGGGCCGCACGCTGTCCGGCGTGTTTTCGGTGTGGGAGGCGCGCGTCCGGACGATCCGGGCGCGATGGGTGCAGCTTTTGAAAAGACGGTGGACATGACGCAGGCCTATCCTCTCATCATTGACGGCAAAACGGTCCCCACGGACAAGCATCTCGACGTGATCAACCCGGCCGACGGCCGCGTCTTCGCGCTCTGTCCGGCCGGCACCTCCGCCGATCTCGACCGCGCGGTCGAGGCGGCCCGGCGCGCCTTCCCCGGCTGGGCGGCGACCCCGGACGCCGATCGCAAGGCCGCGGTCAACCGGCTCGCCGACATCATCGAGGCGAATATCGGCGAGCTGGCCGAGCTGATCACCCGCGAGCAGGGCAAGCCGATGGCCGGCCTCGGCTCGCAATGGGAGGTCGGCGGCGCCGCCGCCTGGACCCGCTTCACCGCGGCGCTCGACCTGCCGGTCGAGATCATCCAGGACGACGACAAGGGCCGGGTCGCGCTCTACCGCAAGCCGATCGGCGTGGTCGCGTCGATCACCCCGTGGAACTTCCCGGTGATGATCGCGATCTGGCACATCATGCCCGCGCTGCGCGCCGGCAACACGGTGGTGCTCAAGCCGTCGCCCTATACGCCGATCGCGACGCTCAGGATGGTCGAGCTGCTGCAGGAGGCGTTGCCGCCGGGCGTGCTCAACGCGGTCGCCGGGTCCGACGAGATCGGCCGGGCGATCTCCGCCCACCCCGGCATCGACAAGATCGTCTTCACCGGATCGACCCGCACCGGCAAGCATGTGATGGCGAGCGCGGCGGACTCGCTCAAGCGGCTGACGCTGGAGCTGGGCGGCAACGACGCGGCGATCGTCCTGCCCGACGTCGCGCTCGACGATGCGACGATCGAGAAGATCTTCTGGGGCGCGTTCATCAACAACGGCCAGACCTGCGCCGCGATCAAGCGCCTCTACGTCCATGACTCGATCTATGACGAACTGTGCGACAAGCTGCTCGCCTATGCCTCGGCGGTGAAGACCGGCGACGGCATGGCCGCCGACAGCCAGCTCGGCACCGTCCAGAACAAGATGCAGTTCGAGCGCGTGAAGATGCTGGTCGACGCCGCCAAGGCGAACGGCGCGCGCGTCCTGTGCGGCGGCGCGCCGATCGAGGGCGACGGCCTGTTCTACCCGGTTACGCTGCTCGCCGACGTCAAGGAAGGCATGGCGATCGTCGACGAGGAGCAGTTCGGCCCGGCGCTGCCGATCATCCGCTACAGCGACGTCGAGGACGCGGTCGCCCGCGCCAACGACAATCCGAACGGCCTGGGCGGTTCGGTCTGGTCGAGCGATGCCGACAAGGCGGTCGCGATCGCCAGCCGGCTCGAATGCGGCAGCGCCTGGATCAACAGCCACGCGATGGTCCGCCCCGACGCGCCGTTCGGCGGCGTCAAGCAGTCGGGCATCGGCATCGAATTCGGCACGCTCGGCCTGGCCGAGTTCACCACCGTCCAGGTCATCCACCAGTGACCGGACATTGAGGTTCCGGGCGGGGCCGCCACCCCGCCCGCGACCGGCAGACCGCCAACAGCGGCGCCATCAACGAGCAGGGACGAACGTCAATACCCACCGCAGACGATCGAGGCAGACAGAAGGGGGTTCTTATGAAGAAGCATTCGTATCTTGGTTGGACCAAGTCGTCGGTTGCCGTCGCAGCGCTGATGCTGCCGGCGATCGCCCTCGCCCAGGCCGAGCAGCCGGCCGAGGAGCAGTATAGCGGCGACATCGTCGTCACCGCGACCCGCCAGTCCGAATCGCTGAGCAAGGTGCCGCTGAGCGTCAGCGCCTTCTCGCAGGAGAAGCTCGACAGCCGCGGCGTCCGCGACTTCGCCGACGTCATCCGCCAGACGCCGGGCGTCGTGTTCGAAGCGACCAACACCACCACCAACATCTCGATCCGCGGCATCAATTCGACCGCCGGCGCCGCCACCACCGGCGTCTATATCGACGACACGCCGATCCAGATCCGCGCGCTCGGCTATAGCGGCGGCAACACCTATCCGGTGATCTTCGACCTGGAGCGCGTCGAGGTTCTGCGCGGTCCGCAGGGCACGCTGTTCGGCGCCGGTTCGGAGGGCGGCACGATCCGCTTCATCTCGCCGCAGCCGAGCACGACCAAGTCGTCGGGCTATGCGCGCACCGAATTCTCGATGACCGAGGATGGCGGGCCGAGCTACGAGGCCGG is part of the Rhizorhabdus wittichii RW1 genome and harbors:
- a CDS encoding HpcH/HpaI aldolase (PFAM: HpcH/HpaI aldolase), whose product is MTIRSLLFVPGDRPERFPKAAASGADALILDLEDSVAPENKPVARAAIAEWLGGTRPVRSFVRINPLDSEHVRADLAAVIGARPDGLVLPKAQGAASVWQLVEIAGRDCPPILPIASETPAAVFGLGSYGEAAERLAGLTWGAEDLPAAIGAATSRNPDGSYTQPYEMVRALTLFGAHAAGVAAIETVYPDIADTAGLEAYVARGRRDGFTGMMAIHPAQVAIINAGFSPSEAEVAHARAVIAAFAANPGAGALKLDGKMIDRPHLKQAQALLERAGVVAG
- a CDS encoding transcriptional regulator, TetR family (PFAM: regulatory protein, TetR), with amino-acid sequence MITTAKSRPPARKATQARGRARRVELLEAARAMLGTQNLHQIGMIAVAETAGIPASSAYHFFPEISDLWKELARTIATAQAELDQRIPQSDEWESVVERSLECHQRAFNADRAARQLMLGPHTPPEIKHAGCKENFRFGTALWQAMRRQFLLPGLADSRELFFKALLIADLFFSLSVAEQDRVSDEALAEAKLATIAYLRAYLPTRLARIEEGGEIPPVPATEAWGALAPAEQA
- a CDS encoding aldehyde dehydrogenase (PFAM: aldehyde dehydrogenase), translating into MYVPEPGRPRYARRGESKHNFKSKIYGLVFEFSHGPHAVRRVFGVGGARPDDPGAMGAAFEKTVDMTQAYPLIIDGKTVPTDKHLDVINPADGRVFALCPAGTSADLDRAVEAARRAFPGWAATPDADRKAAVNRLADIIEANIGELAELITREQGKPMAGLGSQWEVGGAAAWTRFTAALDLPVEIIQDDDKGRVALYRKPIGVVASITPWNFPVMIAIWHIMPALRAGNTVVLKPSPYTPIATLRMVELLQEALPPGVLNAVAGSDEIGRAISAHPGIDKIVFTGSTRTGKHVMASAADSLKRLTLELGGNDAAIVLPDVALDDATIEKIFWGAFINNGQTCAAIKRLYVHDSIYDELCDKLLAYASAVKTGDGMAADSQLGTVQNKMQFERVKMLVDAAKANGARVLCGGAPIEGDGLFYPVTLLADVKEGMAIVDEEQFGPALPIIRYSDVEDAVARANDNPNGLGGSVWSSDADKAVAIASRLECGSAWINSHAMVRPDAPFGGVKQSGIGIEFGTLGLAEFTTVQVIHQ